DNA sequence from the Epinephelus fuscoguttatus linkage group LG2, E.fuscoguttatus.final_Chr_v1 genome:
tttgttacatgttgctattgtccctggttttatatgagaagaggaaaagatcgctagtaGCTAGGCAAATTTAtaatgtaaaacgccatagacttgtgctaataacattagcatattgtatttgtggggaaaatgtgtccagatagagataagtgtttgtctgtgagtgCTGTGAGTtaaagtgaagccaatttgtgtacttgtgtttgaaattgtctctattaagccatatttaatgtctGTTTTGAATCtactaaacttaacagcacttgtgtactagtgttttggaggtgtaactgcagagtgatagacacaccaccacaaaagtataaatgctcTCAACAACGTTGGCGACGTGCGTAGGCTACGTGCATAGGGTCTACGCACAACCATAAATCTTGCTTTAATATAATTTGCCATTCCTGCTTGTTTCATCATGTTGATGACGGCTTTGTAGTTGAAACTTATCCGTTTCTGTTCATTTTGCCTACATTAAATAACTACATATACCTGTGAGTGCCGgtgtcctgtttgtttttggatcCTCGCCAAAACTGTGTGCCTctatttttaagatttttagAGTTGTGGTTTCTGctatttttcattatctttttttaaacctcaGTAATGCAGAATTGTTTCGGATAAAAAGCCACTGCTTATTATTTAAAACATAGTATAATattataaattaattttgtCCAACTAATAAGTCAATCTTTGGagttaaaatattctaaacattTATAAATAATGTCTGTGTGTAGGCTATACATGATCAAATGGTTTTTTAAAATCACCAAAAAGACATATAATAATTAGAGCAGGGGTTTTCCCGAGGTCATAATATTCAGTTATTTAAAGTCTTTgagaaatattttattgatagATCCACCTTATAAAAAGTCACActgaataaatatttcaaaaatattttgtacTAAAATGTATTTGCACAACAAAAATATAGTAAAGGGCATGACTTTAGGGACATCAGTGATAGCTACGACACGCTGTTATTCTTTTGAAACAAAagctctgcttttattttgaatacacaGACTTCCGGTATCATTTTAGGTAGCCAGGCTAGTGGCACACTTGACGCAATTGGGATGTCTCATGGTACATTAACAGCTCGTCCTGAAAGTAAAAGCAGTCGCTAAAGTCCTCGGAGTTCTATGGCTATCGGATAACTACAGTCGTCCCTCGCGACGTCGCTAACGTAAGCCAACAGCTACTTCACAGCAAGGGTAGAGAGGTCATTTTAAGCAAATGGTTGTTGTGTTGTTACAACTTAGCTCagtccagcagcagctcagccgcGACCACACCCTCCCTGCTTCCTCATAGTAGTGTAGCGGGAGCGCGCAGCACGACTTTGAATCTCTAAGGAATAACGGCCCCTTCTTCCAGCTACGTTTACGGTTTTCTGACCGTGGAACTTCCCAAGAGAAGTGAGTTCAATTTTCAAAGACCACCGACCGGCATGGATATTATTGAGTCCCCACAGAGGATATGCGGGGCTGCACGGTCTCTGGTCCCGAGTTAAgacgtggaggaggaggtggagggaggacAGACGGACGATGCTTATGGAGTCGAAGCGACCGGAGCaaccgctaacgttagcttctaACCCAGGGCTGTGTTTGAaaaagaagaggttgaaagtgGATTAAAGTGTCTGTGTTGTTGGAAAGTCGCCCTCTCGGTGGATTTTACTTGGGAGGACTCATGAAATGATGTTGCTGGAGGGAAACGCAAGTCTTCTCGCTGTCCAGAAGAGCTGCCCGGGTGGTGCCCCGTTTGTAACCAGCATGAGTACGCCAGGCCGGTCAAACTCATTGGGAACAAGTCGGACAAGATCTCGGTGCTGTTTCAGGCTACTTGCTCCGATGCAAGTGGACACAAAATGATATCCTATTAATATTAGTTAGAAAAGACTGAAAAGCCAGCTTCTAAATGTTGAGATGATGTTTTCTTGGCTGTAATTATACAAAGACCCCAAGAAAAGGCATCTAACGTTACAAAAATAGTCATTTCAGCAGAAGTAACGTTAATTCCAACTGGGaacatatttttgtttcaaaCAATAAGGGGcttttgacattattttttattattcccAATCCGCACTTTGCCGTTTAGAAGGCACCTTGGTGGCACTGCAGTttgtgtatgatttttttttaattcatcaaCCTGTGAATTCTTCTGTTCCACAAAAACCTGGGACTACAATGAGAATATTGACTTTTGGATTTTTGTGTTCAGGgcatttaaattaatttgtcaAGATAAGAGCATATATCTTACTACACTGATTACTCTGATGTTGTGGTGATTTTGATTGACTGCCCTGCAATGTATAATTACTAATAACCAAGGCAGATTAAATGGGAATATACCAGATCAGATTTGGATTATAGTATACTTTATAGACACAATAACTAATAATGAGGATGTCATTCAAACATGCGTAAATGCAGTAATTGAGTTTAGCTCTTTCCACATGTTTACATTGAGAATACATGTCCTGTGTCTGCATACAATGTACAGTTGATTACCTGTACTCTGAAGGAATTTAGGGAAGACTTTTTGGCCAGTTTTTATGTAAAAGagtttgtaaaaacatggaAGTGATGCTTATCTCGGAAATGTCTTAAGCAGTGCAATGCAGTGTACAGCAGCAGACAACTATAAATAGCTGAACCCCTCCAGAAGAGCAGTTTGACCCTcaaccccctcccctccccccgcCCCCCCTTCTTTTCCTTCCACTCCCTTCCTTATTATGGCTAGTGGTGGCTCTGGGAAATCGGCTAGCGAGGGATCAACCAGCACACCCAGTGGAAGTTTGCAGCAGAGGAAGCGTCTCTCCTCTATCTGTGACACATGTAAGGGCAAAATGCAGCTGGTGGCCGACCTCCTTCTGCTGTCCAGCGAGACCAGGCCAGTCATGACCTCTGAAGGTGTGGCAGTGGCAGACACCTTTGACCAGTGCCGTGACACAGTCATTGCCAGGACTAAAGAGCTCTCCATTCTCACCCATGACATCCAGAGCCAGCTCAACATGGGCCGCTTCACAGAGGTGGGGGACCGTCTCCTGGAGATGGCGGACCTGGTGGTATCTTTGACAGAGTGCTCAGCCCATGCCTCTTACCTGGCAGCTGTGGAGACACCTGGCTCTCAGCCCTGCCTGCCAGGTCTGGTGGACCGTTACAAGGTGACCCGCTGCCGGCACGAagtggagcagagctgcagcatcCTCAGAGTTACACCCTTGCCAGACCTctctccccagctcctccttgaGCTCTCTCAGAACATCTCCACCAACCTCAAGAATCTTACAGACATCTCCTCGCTGGCCAGTGAGAGGTCTAGGGACCGCTTTGCAAAAGAGCAGTTTAAACTGAGCGTCAAAAGCATGAGCACGAGCGGCACAGCCTTCCTGGCATGTGTCAAGGAGGTGAAAACGCAGCCCAGTGAGCTGACCAGGAACCGCTGCGTGCTCTTTAGTGCGGCTTTAGTCCAGGCTGTCAATGCCCTGGTTGGGTTTGCCACAGAGCCTCAGTTCCTAGGAAAAGCTGCAAGTGTCTCCACTGAAGGGAAGGGGGTACAGACTGCAGTGTTAGGGGGGGCCATGAGTGTGGTTTCAGCCTGTGTCCTCCTCACTCAGGGCCTCAGGGATGTTGCACAGCATCCTGAGAGCAGCTCGAAAATGGCTGACTACCGTGAGCGTCTGCGAAACTCGGCGTGTGCTGTATCAGACGGTTGCACACTGCTCACTCAGGCACTCAGAGAACGCTCCTCTCCAAGGACTCTGCCGCCAGTCAACTCTCATTCTGTGAATTAGTTTAGGAAGAGGCAGCATGATCTCCAGTCCCCTCTGTCCTATTCTACCGTACCAAAGACACTCACTTGGGTTATTCCTGTTCATCAGATATAGAGTCAGTAACATCAGAAGGAGGCTATCTGTGGGTCTGTTCATGGGGTTGAAGTGTGTTTGAATGCAGAAGAGCGCTAAAAATGTCACAGGGTTTTGTGTCGCGCTGGATGTGGCTCAAACCTTATTACAAATGGACCCCTTGAGCAAATGGGCCTGACATGAGCTCAGCTGACCACCGCTCACCAACAGACAGCAACCTTCAAACCTGAAAAGTTTACCTCAGTTTTCAGCTCTGGTGAAAACACCAGCTTTGATGATGGATGTAGCCTCACTGTGTGAATCTGTGGTTGGCTGACCTACTCGATTATGTGTGCTTTGTGAGAATGAAAAGAGTGATCTGAGTGTCTCAAtgcctgcttttgttttttcaacatgtGTGAATTCTTAattggtaaaaagctgctgtgagtgtgtgccaTAGGTTTTACACTATTTACCAGACTTCCCATAgtattttaaagtgttttgaTCATGcatgtaatggagtatttatttcaacaattaaaaatgttgtttctgaTATGCCGTTGTTTGGCTAATGTGCTTTGAAAAGCCAAATTGTTTTAAGGGTCTGttcattcaaataacaaaaaagcaTCTGGTGGTATCTGTCCATACTGATAGTTAAGTTTTAATTGTTCAAGTTTGGAGTTATCTGTCTCTGAGATTTCTGCTTCCACCCTGATAGAATGGCAGtaaattaacttaaaaataCTGCTTTCTAATAGAGCACTGTGCGTTGATGGTTTAATAGAATGTGACTAATGACCTGCTTAAGGgtcaacaaaacatgttttgtagaATAATTATaagctgttaataaaaaaaaaccatttggttCATCCtgtaattaaaaccaaaatccCTTTGGTCTGACCAACCAAATTGATTATTTTACAGCCTGGCAACTCCGTTGTTCTTATGAATAGCTTCTTACTGATGAATAAAGTATCAATAATGACATTTTACTCCTAATCAAATCTTAAGTTACAATTCAGAAACCCTTTACATGGGGTGTCTTGTAAGAAAGTGCCACGGAAAATGAATCAGCAACATCTCTTTAACACAGTCCTTAAATGGAAAgataatatatttgttttgttgtaagtACCAGTTAtcttaataaaaaaatgttatctGTCAGGATTTTTGCAGCTCTGTACTTTCCAGAAGCACTGTCTTTGGTAGTTCACAGAGTacactgtcaacagttttacttttttccatgacaaatAGTTTGAATTCACCTATGTCGTACTGGTGAGGAGGCAGATGTCTTGAAACCTGGACaaattaaaccaaaacaatatgCATGGCTCGAGAGGGTAAGgtaaatatgtatatttttgtagtttttgtgaACCAACCTGTTAGTGATTTAAAATGGAAGGTTCTGTCTTGCTCTCCTGCTAAATCCTTTGTAATTTACTTCCTTGGATAATGTTGAAGTGTGTGTAGAATGTGGTAGGATGCATAAATAGGTATTATTAAATCGGTCGTTTAGTTAAATAGCATAGTGGTTCCTAACAACAGTAATGATATAATCGTGGACCACAAACTAATACTCAGTGTGTTTGTTAATCTTGGAATGGTGGAACAAGTATTTAGATCATGTccttcagtaaaagtagcaatacagCACTCTAGAAATACTCCAGAAAACTACATAATtatcataaataaaacatacataaatGATACTTATTTTGCAGGAAATATGTTCCTGTGAGTGTTATATTGCTGAATGatattattggattattatCACTGAGGCATTAATGAGTAAGTATCATTTTAATGTAGTAATGTTACTAATTTTGGATTTTGCTGGATAATCAtcaaaaaacacatcacactTTGTTCATCAAGTTTTGTGTGTAAAGTCCTTAAAAATAAAGTAGTTACTATAGTTGTGAAAAACACcaagtggagtaaaaagtacaatattttctTCTCTGACATTGGCATCTACACTAGTGCTGAAAAAAGTGGTTGATTAATTGAGAAGTTGGTCAACGGAAAATGTATTGACAACAGTTCTGATAATCAATTGTAGTTGATTAAGCAAAAATGCTCAACATTtaatggtttcagcttctcagaTGTG
Encoded proteins:
- the tlnrd1 gene encoding talin rod domain-containing protein 1; translated protein: MASGGSGKSASEGSTSTPSGSLQQRKRLSSICDTCKGKMQLVADLLLLSSETRPVMTSEGVAVADTFDQCRDTVIARTKELSILTHDIQSQLNMGRFTEVGDRLLEMADLVVSLTECSAHASYLAAVETPGSQPCLPGLVDRYKVTRCRHEVEQSCSILRVTPLPDLSPQLLLELSQNISTNLKNLTDISSLASERSRDRFAKEQFKLSVKSMSTSGTAFLACVKEVKTQPSELTRNRCVLFSAALVQAVNALVGFATEPQFLGKAASVSTEGKGVQTAVLGGAMSVVSACVLLTQGLRDVAQHPESSSKMADYRERLRNSACAVSDGCTLLTQALRERSSPRTLPPVNSHSVN